CGCGTTGGACACCAGGCGGAAGAAGTCCTCGGCGATGAAGTAGATGATCAGGTCGTCGATCACGCCACCGCGCTCGTTGAGCATGCAGCTGTAGAGCGCCTTGCCCGGCTTCTTCAGCTTGTCGATCGAGTTGGCCATCAGCAGCCGCAGCAGCTCGCGGGTGCGCGGGCCGCGCAGGTCGATGACGGTCATGTGGCTTACGTCGAACATGCCGGCGGACTGGCGCACCAGGTGGTGCTCGTCGATCTGCGAGCCGTAATGGATCGGCATGTCCCAGCCGCCGAAATCGACCATCTTGGCGCCGAGCGCGCGGTGATGGGCGTTGAGGACAGTGTGCCGTGTGGCCGTGGTGGAGGTCATGGTCGATCCTGGCAGGAATGATCCGGCCATTATCCCAGACCGGACGGCGGCGACGTGGCACCGGCGTACGGTGGCGGCGGCGGCGTGCGAAACGCCGCGCCTACTCCGCCGATTGCACCCGCAGGGTCATGCCTTCGCTGCCGACCACGCGCACCCTCGTGCCGGCGGGAAGCTCCGGCCCGGTCACGTCCCAGTACGCATCGGCGATCTGGACCCGGCCGCGCCCCTGCACGATGTCCGTGTGCAGGGTGGCCACATGGCCGACCAGCGCATCGGCGCGGCGGTTGAGGCTGGGCCGGTCACTCTGGCGGCCGCGACCGCGGAAGCGGGTGCGATAGATCTGGATGGAGATCACGCTGAGCACGACGAACGCCACCGCCTGCGACAGCAGCGACAGGTCGAACAGCAGCAGCAGCACGAACACCGCCGCGGCGGCGACGCCGAGCCAGAGCATGAACGCGCCCGGTATCAGGGTTTCGGCGGCGATCAGCACCAGTGCGACCACCGCCCATGTGACCGCCTGCCAATCCCAGTGCATGGCTCAGCGCCCGATCCGCGGCGCTGCGGACGCCGCGCCGGGTTGCGCGCCCAGCGCGTCCTTGGCCAACTCGGCGATCCCCGCCAGCGAGCCGATCACGCCGGCCGATTCCATCGGCATCAGCACGAACTTCTGGTTGGGTGCCTCGGCCAGCGCCTTGAACGCCTCGATGTACTTCTGGGCGACGAAGTAGTTGATCGCCTGCACGTTGCCGTTGGCGATCGCGTTGGACACCATCTCGGTTGCCTTCGCCTCGGCCTCGGCCAGCCGCTCGCGCGCTTCGGCTTCGCGGAAGGCGGCTTCCTTCTCGCCCTCGGCGTGCAGGATCGCGCCCTGCTTCTGGCCCTCCGCCTTGAGGATCTCGGCCTGGCGGAAGCCCTCGGCCTCCAGGATGTTGGCGCGCTTCTCGCGCTCGGCCTTCATCTGCCGCGCCATCGCATCAACCAGGTCGCGCGGCGGTGCGATGTCCTTGAGCTCGATGCGGTTGACCTTCAGCCCCCACGGGTGGGTCGCCTGGTCCACGGCGACCAGCACCTTGGCGTTGATCTCGTCGCGCCGCGACAGCGACTCGTCCAGGTCCATCGAACCGATCGAGGTGCGGATGTTGGTCATCACCAGGTTGAGCGTGGCGATCTCCAGCTGGGCGACCTCGTAGGCGGCCTTGGCGGCGTCCAGGACCTGGAAATAGACCACGCCATCGACCTTGACCACCGCGTTGTCCTTGGTGATCACGTCCTGGCTGGGCACGTCGAGCACCTGCTCCATCATGTTGATCTTGCGCCCGATGCTCTGGTAGATCGGCACCAGGAAATGCAGGCCCGGCGAGAGCGTGTGGGTGTATTTGCCGAACGCCTCCACGGTCCATTCGTAGCCTTGGGGAACCATGCGCACGGCCTTGAACACGACCACCACGCACACCACCAGCAACACCACCGCCAAGCTCGTTCCCAGATTCATCCCTGCATCCCCTTCAGTGAGAACGCGAGTATAGGCACGCGCCGGGCCAGCGGCGCGGCTCGCGATCCGCGGTGGGCGCGGCCGCCCGCCGAAGACGTGCCGTCAGCTGGCGACCACGCGGACCTTGTGCCAGCAGGCCTCCTCCAGCGTCTCAAGGATGTCCAGTGCCTGCAGGTTCTGCAGCAACTGATCCACGCGCGTCGCGCCCAGGATGACGCTGGAGACATGCGGGTTGCGCAGGCACCAGGCGATCGCCAACGGCGCCGGCGCAACGCCAAACTCGCCGGCCAGGGCAGTGAACTCGCGCGCGCGCTCGAGCCGCCGCTGCTCCGGATCGCCGATGACCATCCCGCGCAGCCAGCCAATGGACGGGTCGGCCAGGCGGCTGTGCTCCGGGATGCCGTCGTTGTATTTGCCGGTCAGCAGGCCCGAGGCCAGCGGCGACCACACCGTCGCACCCATGCCGTATTCGGCGTACAGCGGCGCGTATTCGAGCTCGACGCGCTCGCGGTGCAGCAGGTTGTACTGCGGCTGCTCCATCGTCGGCGCGACCAGATGGTTCTGCCGCGCCACCTTGTGCGCTTCGCGGATCTGGCCGACCGACCATTCCGAGGTGCCCCAGTAGAGGACCTTGCCCTGGCGCACCAGCGCGTCCATCGCCCACACCGTTTCCTCCACCGGCGTATCGGGGTCGGGGCGGTGGCAGTAGTACAGGTCCAGATAGTCGACCCGCAGCCGGCGCAGGGCGGCGTGGCAGGCGTCGGTCACGTGCTTTCGCGAGAGGCCGCGCTGGGTCGGCCGCGGCTCTTCGGTCGCGCCGAAGAACACCTTGCTCGACACGCAATAGCCGTCGCGCGGCAGGCGCAGGTCGGCGATCACATCGCCCATCAGCGATTCGGCCGCGCCGTGGCCGTAGCCCTCGGCGTTGTCGAAGAAATTGATGCCGTTGTCCCAGGCGGCCGCGATCAGCTCGCGCGCGGTCGTTCGTCCCACCTGACCACCGAAGGTCACCCAGGCGCCGAAGGACAGGGCCGACAACTGCAGGCCGGATGAACCGAGGCGACGGTATTGCATGGTGGCTCCTTGCTGGATGGCGCGGCGGCGGACGCCTGCAGTGTAAGCGCCGGCCCTCGAAAACACGGCGAGCTGGCCGTCTTGCCGGCGCCGGGCTAGACTGCCGGCGCTGTTCCTCCGGGGAGTAGCTCGTCTGCGCACTGCGCAGAAGCACGCATCAACATACTTGGCCCGCCGGCCATGGTGCATGCGGCCCGCGCCCAGTCGCGCAGGCTGAGCGAGACCGAAGGCAGGTTTGCGCGAACAACCCATGCTGGCCACCGGCCATCGGGGCCGGGCCGCGCGGCCTGCTTTCGCCTCGCCGCCCGGCCCCTTGCAGAATCCATGATTGATGCGCTTCCGTTTTCGACCGCACTGATTTCCACCGCCACCGTTGCGTTGGCGGAGATCGGCGACAAGACCCAACTGCTGGCCCTGCTGCTGGCCGCGCGATTCCGCCGGCCGTGGCCGATCATCGCCGGCATCGCCGTGGCGACAGTGCTCAACCATGCCGTAGCCGCCTGGGCCGGCAGCGCGGTGGCCCACTGGCTGCAGCCGGACGTGCTGCGCTGGGTGGTTGCCGCCAGCTTCATCCTGGTGGCGCTGTGGACCCTGAAGCCCGACACCCTGGACGAGGACACCCCGATTGCCACGCGCAGCGCGTTCATGGCCAGCACGGTGGCGTTCTTCATCGCCGAGATCGGTGACAAGACCCAGATCGCCACGGTGCTGCTCGCCGCCAGATACGTTCCGCTGTGGGAGGTGGTGGTCGGCACCACGCTGGGCATGCTGCTGGCGAATGTCCCGGTGGTCCTCCTTGGCAGCCGGTTTGCGAACCGCTTGCCGCTGGCCGCCGCGCGTCGGGCCGCCGCGGCGGTGTTCCTGCTGATCGGATTGTGGGTGGCGCTGCGCGGCGTGGGCTGAGCCGCATGCCGCCGGCGCGCGCTATCCTCGCCGCTACAGGCGCGGGAAACAGGGATGGATCAGAACCGCAACATCGGCGGCACGTTCAGGACCGTACTGTCGCGGCCTGACGAGATCATGCTCGCGGCCGGCGCCTCGGGCGAACTGCTGGCGGCGCGCCTGCGGGTGGCGCTGGCGGCCTGCCTGTTCCTGCTGCCCGTGACCAATGCGCTGACCGGCGGCCTGCCGGGAGAAAGCGTGATCGGCTTTGGCGGCGCCGCTTTCGTCAACATCTTCGCGCTCCTGTGGTTGCGGCTGGCCCGCCGTCCGCGCCATTACCGATGGCTGCCGTTCGCCACTGCGGCCTTCGACGTGACCGCCACCACCGTCGTGCTGGCACTGCTGGGCGCGCAGTACCTGCCGGCGGCGCTCAACTCGATGGTCGTCTGGTGCTGCTACGTACTGGCGATCCTGATGACCGCGTTGCGCAGCGACGGACGCATCACGGTCTTTGCCGGCGCACTGGCACTGGTGCAGTACGGCATGCTCATCGCGATGGTGTTCCTCACCGCCTCGGCCGATCAGCTGCTCTCGCCCGAGTATGGCGCGGTGACGCCGGGCAGCCAGATCCAGCGCCTGATCCTGCTCGCCCTCACCACCGCGCTGACGGCCACCATCGTCTACCGCATGCAGCGGCTGGTGCAGATGTCGGGTATCGATGGCCTGACCGGCCTGCCCAACCGGACGTGGCTGCTGCACCGGATGCCATGGCTGCTGGAGGCCGCGCACGAACAGGGCCGGAGCCTGAGCCTGGCGTTGATCGACCTGGACCACTTCAAGGCCATCAATACCGATCTCGGTCATCGCGTGGGCGATCGCGTGCTGTGCCACGTCGCGGCGGTCCTGCAGGATGCGCTCAACGAGAGCGAGTGGCTGGTACGACTGGGCGGGGAGGAACTGGTGCTGGTCATGCCGCTGCCGGTCGGCGCGGCCTGGGAACGCATGGAAGTGCTGCGGCAGCGCGCGGCCGCCCACCCGTTCCATCCGGGCACGCCCCGGGGCGAGCCAATCCGCATCACGGTCAGCGTCGGCGTCGCGGCCAGCCCCCACGATGGCCACGACACCTCGCAGCTGCTGGGTCGCGCCGATCGCCGGCTCAAACACGCGAAGCGCGGCGGTCGCAACCGGGTGGTCGCACGCGACGAGTGAGCGGGCGCTTCACTACGCCGTCGAATCCCACTACGCTGGCCGATTGCTGCGCGCTGATGCCGTGCACCCAGAGGAAGCGAACCGGTGAGCCTGAAACTCCGACTGATCCTGCTGAACTTTCTGCAATTCTTCATCTGGGGCTCGTGGCTGCTGACCATCGGCGCGTACTGGTTCCAGAACAAGGGCTGGTCGGGCACCGGCTTCGGCGCGATCTTCTCGACCATGGGCATCGCCTCGCTGTTCATGCCCTCGCTGATGGGCATCGTCGCCGACAAGTGGATCAACGCCGAGCGGCTGTACGGCATCCTCCACCTGTGCGGGGCGGCGGTGCTGTTCTACCTGCCGCAGGTGGACAATCCGCAGACGATGTTCTGGGTGATGCTGCTGTGCATGCTGTTCTACATGCCCACCATCGCCCTGGCGATCACGGTGGCCTACAACGCGCTGATCGTGGACGGCCGCGACGTGGTCAACGACTACCCGCCGATCCGGGTCTGGGGGACGATCGGTTTCATCGTCGCGCTGTGGACGGTCAGCCTGCTGCAGCTGGAGCAATCGGCCGCGCAGTTCTACGTCGCCGCGGGTGCGTCGCTGGTGCTGGGCCTGTACGCCTTCACCCTGCCCAAGTGTCCGCCCAAGCTGGGCAAGGGCGAGAAGCGCAGCCTGGTCGACGTGCTGGGGCTGACCTCGTTCCGCCTGTTCCGCGACCGCAACATGGCGGTGTTTTTCGTCTTCGCGATGCTGTTGGGCGCGGCGCTGCAGCTGACCAACGCCTACGGCGACACCTTCCTGCACGACTTCGCCAACGATGAGCGCTTTGCCGGCCTGCTGGCGGTGCGCTACCCGGCCATCATCATGTCGATCTCGCAGGCCTCCGAGGCGCTGTTCATCCTGACCATCCCGTTCTTCCTGAAGCGATTCGGGATCAAGGCGGTGATGACGATGAGCATGCTGGCCTGGTTCCTGCGCTTCGGGCTGTTCGCCTACGGCGATCCGGGCCCGGGCCTGTGGATGATCGTGCTGTCGTGCATCGTCTATGGCATGGCCTTCGACTTCTTCAACATTTCCGGCTCGCTGTTCGTGGAAAGCCAGAGCGATCCGAAGATCCGCGCCAGCGCGCAGGGCCTTTTCATGATGATGACCAACGGCTTCGGCGCCGTGCTGGGCAGCGTGCTCAGTGGCTACATCATCGAGCACTTCTTCACCTATCCCGACCAGAGCAAGAACTGGCACGGGATCTGGATGACGTTCGCCTTGTACTCGCTGACCCTGGCGGTGCTGTTCGTGCCCCTGTTCAAGCACAGGCACACCCGCGGCCCGGCGGCCGAACGCGCTGCCGCCCGTCTCGGTGTCTGAGGCCGCCGCGTTGGACACGGCCGTGCCCGCGCAGGTGGTGGTGATCGGGTCGTTCAACATCGACCACGTATGGGCACTGGCCGCGTTGCCACAGGTCGGCCAGACGCTGGTCGGCGAGTACCACACCGGGCCGGGCGGCAAGGGCTTCAACCAGGCCACCGCCTGCGCGCGGGCCGGCGCCGCCACCGCGTTCGTGTGCTCGCTGGGATCCGACGCGGGCGGCCAGGTAGCACGGGAACTGGCCGATGCGGACGGCATCGCGCTGCACGTGCAGGCCAGCGTTGCGCCCACGGGCACGGCCGGCATCTACGTCGACGCGCACGGCCGCAATACCATTGTTATCGGCGCGGGCGCGAACGCCTCTCTCGATGCCGACTTCATCGGGGAGCAGTCAACGGCGCTGGCGGGCGCGGCAGTGGTTATCGCCCAGCTCGAATCACCCGCCGCGGCGGTGGAAGTCGGATTCCGCCTCGCCCACGATGCCGGCGCGGTGACGGTGCTGAACCCGGCGCCGGCGGATGCCCAGCTCAGTGCCGGGTTGCTCGCGTTGAGCGACGTGATCACACCCAACGAGTCCGAGTTCTGTGCGCAACTGCAGCGACAGCAGGGTCTGGAGGTCGGCGCCGACACGGTCGCCGGGCTGGACGACGCGCAGTTGCACCGGTATTGCCGCGCCCTGCTGCCCGGCGGCAGCGTGGTCATCACCCTGGGCGCGGCGGGCTGTTTCGTCTCCCACCCGGAGGATCAGTGCCGCGGCGACGACGACGCGCACTACCGCGTCGCCGCCTCGCCGGCGAAGGCGATCGACACCACCGGCGCGGGCGATGCGTTCAACGGCGCACTGGTCGCGTCGATGGCGCAGTTTCCGGCGCGCGCGTTTTCGCGCCATGTCGCCTTCGCGACGGCGTACGCAGGCCGCGCCACCGAACGGCGCGGCGCAGCGGCGGCCATGCCCCGGCAGTCGCCACCGGCGGACTGATTTCGGCGCAAGGCCGACCTTCGGCGCAGCGGTAGAATGGCGCCATGCAGATCGGCCCCTACACGATCGACCCCAAAGTGATCCTGGCACCGATGGCCGGGGTCACCGACAAGCCGTTCCGGGTGCTGTGCAAGCGGCTGGGCGCGGGGCTGTGCGTGTCGGAGATGACCACCTCGGATCCGCGTTTCTGGACGACCAGCAAGTCGCTGCACCGCATGGACCACGCCGGTGAGCCGGCGCCGATCAGCGTGCAGATCGCCGGCACCGTGCCGGCGGTCTTGGCCGACGCGGCGCGCCACAACGTCGACCAGGGCGCGCAGATCATCGACATCAACATGGGCTGCCCGGCAAAGAAGGTCTGCAACGCGTGGGCCGGCTCGGCGCTGATGCGCGAGCCGGCGCTGGTGGCGGCGATCCTCGAGGCCGTGGTCAGCGCGGTCGACGTGCCGGTGACGCTGAAGATCCGCACCGGCTGGGCGGCCGACCACCGCAACGCGCTGGAGATCGCCCGCATCGCCGAGTCGGCCGGCATCGCCGCGCTGGCGGTGCACGGGCGCACCCGCGACCAGCAATACAAGGGGCTGGCGGAGTACGACACCATTGCCGCGGTCAAGGCGGCGCTGTCGATCCCGGTCATGGCCAACGGCGACATTGACTCGCCGCTCAAGGCCGCGCACGTTCTGGACTACACCGGCTGCGACGCGGTGCTCGTTGGCCGCGCCGCGCAGGGCCGGCCGTGGATCCTGCGTGAGATCGCCCACTACTTGGCATCCGGCGAGCTGCTGCCGTCGCCGGGCCTGGGCGAGGTGCGCGACGTGCTGCTGGAGCACCTGCACGATCTGCACGCCTTCTATGGCGAGCGCTCCGGCGTGCGCATCGCGCGCAAGCACCTGGGCTGGTACGCCAAGGATCACCCGGAAAACGCGGCCTTCCGCGCCGTGGTCAACCGCGCCGAGACCGCCGAGCTCCAGCTGCGCCTGACCCGGGACTACTTCGATGCGTTGATTGCGCGCGTCCCGCCGGAGCTGTCCGCCGCCGCCTGATCGCGCCGCCCGTATCCGGATTAACGGCGGACAAACCCGGGGCCCGGATCCATGCGCGGCGCGGGCGATGCCTGTATGATTCGCACCCATCCCTCTATCCGAATGCAAGGATATAGCCCTGATGTCCAGCTACCTGTTTACCTCCGAATCGGTCTCCGAAGGCCACCCCGACAAAGTCGCCGACCAGATTTCCGATGCGGTGCTCGACGCCATCCTGACCCAGGACAAGCGCGCCCGCGTGGCCTGCGAGACCATGGTCAAGACCGGCGTGGCGATTGTCGCCGGCGAGATCACCACCTCGGCCTGGATCGACCTGGAGGAGCTGACCCGCAAGGTCATCGTCGACATCGGCTATGACAGCTCGGAAGTCGGTTTTGACGGCGCAACCTGCGGCGTGCTGAACCTGATCGGCAAACAGTCGCCCGACATCGCCGCGGGTGTGGACGGCAGCGACAGGAATCTGAAGAAGCCCGAGGAGCAGGGTGCCGGCGACCAGGGCCTGATGTTCGGCTACGCCTGCAACGAGGCGCCCGAGTTCATGCCCGCGCCGATCTACTACAGCCACCGGCTGGTCGAGCAACAGGCGAAAATGCGCAAGAAGCGCAACTCGCCG
This genomic interval from Lysobacter ciconiae contains the following:
- a CDS encoding NfeD family protein, with the translated sequence MHWDWQAVTWAVVALVLIAAETLIPGAFMLWLGVAAAAVFVLLLLFDLSLLSQAVAFVVLSVISIQIYRTRFRGRGRQSDRPSLNRRADALVGHVATLHTDIVQGRGRVQIADAYWDVTGPELPAGTRVRVVGSEGMTLRVQSAE
- a CDS encoding SPFH domain-containing protein, encoding MNLGTSLAVVLLVVCVVVVFKAVRMVPQGYEWTVEAFGKYTHTLSPGLHFLVPIYQSIGRKINMMEQVLDVPSQDVITKDNAVVKVDGVVYFQVLDAAKAAYEVAQLEIATLNLVMTNIRTSIGSMDLDESLSRRDEINAKVLVAVDQATHPWGLKVNRIELKDIAPPRDLVDAMARQMKAEREKRANILEAEGFRQAEILKAEGQKQGAILHAEGEKEAAFREAEARERLAEAEAKATEMVSNAIANGNVQAINYFVAQKYIEAFKALAEAPNQKFVLMPMESAGVIGSLAGIAELAKDALGAQPGAASAAPRIGR
- a CDS encoding potassium channel beta subunit family protein codes for the protein MQYRRLGSSGLQLSALSFGAWVTFGGQVGRTTARELIAAAWDNGINFFDNAEGYGHGAAESLMGDVIADLRLPRDGYCVSSKVFFGATEEPRPTQRGLSRKHVTDACHAALRRLRVDYLDLYYCHRPDPDTPVEETVWAMDALVRQGKVLYWGTSEWSVGQIREAHKVARQNHLVAPTMEQPQYNLLHRERVELEYAPLYAEYGMGATVWSPLASGLLTGKYNDGIPEHSRLADPSIGWLRGMVIGDPEQRRLERAREFTALAGEFGVAPAPLAIAWCLRNPHVSSVILGATRVDQLLQNLQALDILETLEEACWHKVRVVAS
- a CDS encoding TMEM165/GDT1 family protein; its protein translation is MIDALPFSTALISTATVALAEIGDKTQLLALLLAARFRRPWPIIAGIAVATVLNHAVAAWAGSAVAHWLQPDVLRWVVAASFILVALWTLKPDTLDEDTPIATRSAFMASTVAFFIAEIGDKTQIATVLLAARYVPLWEVVVGTTLGMLLANVPVVLLGSRFANRLPLAAARRAAAAVFLLIGLWVALRGVG
- a CDS encoding GGDEF domain-containing protein, producing the protein MDQNRNIGGTFRTVLSRPDEIMLAAGASGELLAARLRVALAACLFLLPVTNALTGGLPGESVIGFGGAAFVNIFALLWLRLARRPRHYRWLPFATAAFDVTATTVVLALLGAQYLPAALNSMVVWCCYVLAILMTALRSDGRITVFAGALALVQYGMLIAMVFLTASADQLLSPEYGAVTPGSQIQRLILLALTTALTATIVYRMQRLVQMSGIDGLTGLPNRTWLLHRMPWLLEAAHEQGRSLSLALIDLDHFKAINTDLGHRVGDRVLCHVAAVLQDALNESEWLVRLGGEELVLVMPLPVGAAWERMEVLRQRAAAHPFHPGTPRGEPIRITVSVGVAASPHDGHDTSQLLGRADRRLKHAKRGGRNRVVARDE
- a CDS encoding nucleoside permease, translating into MSLKLRLILLNFLQFFIWGSWLLTIGAYWFQNKGWSGTGFGAIFSTMGIASLFMPSLMGIVADKWINAERLYGILHLCGAAVLFYLPQVDNPQTMFWVMLLCMLFYMPTIALAITVAYNALIVDGRDVVNDYPPIRVWGTIGFIVALWTVSLLQLEQSAAQFYVAAGASLVLGLYAFTLPKCPPKLGKGEKRSLVDVLGLTSFRLFRDRNMAVFFVFAMLLGAALQLTNAYGDTFLHDFANDERFAGLLAVRYPAIIMSISQASEALFILTIPFFLKRFGIKAVMTMSMLAWFLRFGLFAYGDPGPGLWMIVLSCIVYGMAFDFFNISGSLFVESQSDPKIRASAQGLFMMMTNGFGAVLGSVLSGYIIEHFFTYPDQSKNWHGIWMTFALYSLTLAVLFVPLFKHRHTRGPAAERAAARLGV
- a CDS encoding ribokinase — translated: MPAQVVVIGSFNIDHVWALAALPQVGQTLVGEYHTGPGGKGFNQATACARAGAATAFVCSLGSDAGGQVARELADADGIALHVQASVAPTGTAGIYVDAHGRNTIVIGAGANASLDADFIGEQSTALAGAAVVIAQLESPAAAVEVGFRLAHDAGAVTVLNPAPADAQLSAGLLALSDVITPNESEFCAQLQRQQGLEVGADTVAGLDDAQLHRYCRALLPGGSVVITLGAAGCFVSHPEDQCRGDDDAHYRVAASPAKAIDTTGAGDAFNGALVASMAQFPARAFSRHVAFATAYAGRATERRGAAAAMPRQSPPAD
- the dusB gene encoding tRNA dihydrouridine synthase DusB; the encoded protein is MQIGPYTIDPKVILAPMAGVTDKPFRVLCKRLGAGLCVSEMTTSDPRFWTTSKSLHRMDHAGEPAPISVQIAGTVPAVLADAARHNVDQGAQIIDINMGCPAKKVCNAWAGSALMREPALVAAILEAVVSAVDVPVTLKIRTGWAADHRNALEIARIAESAGIAALAVHGRTRDQQYKGLAEYDTIAAVKAALSIPVMANGDIDSPLKAAHVLDYTGCDAVLVGRAAQGRPWILREIAHYLASGELLPSPGLGEVRDVLLEHLHDLHAFYGERSGVRIARKHLGWYAKDHPENAAFRAVVNRAETAELQLRLTRDYFDALIARVPPELSAAA